The region AGATCTTCTCGATTTAATGGATAGCGCACCCCTGAGAGCGATAACGTTGTGGGCGAGCTCAAGGGAAGTGTAGAGACCACCTGGCCACTTTGCAGGGTAATTCGTTGCGAGCTTCCTGCCGAAACTATCTGACACTCCATCTTACCGTGATAAGCCCGGATAGGAATGCGTTTATGATAACGCACAAGTAGTGAAAGGTTGGCGATCGACTTATCTATCGCCCCCCCTACGATACACACTACAAAGAGCTCCGTTGCTCCACGTTCAATTGCAAGTAAAAGCGCCTTTTCCAGATCGTTTAGCTCCTGATTGGGAAGCTGCACGAACTCTGTCTTGGGGAACTTAGGCTGCACCTGTTCAAGAACTAGGGAGTCGAAATCACCACATACGATATGAGGGGTAATACCGGGTGGGAGCTTTAGGATCGCTCCATCCGTTACAAGGATAAGATTACTCTTAGCCGCTAGCTTTTCAATGGTACTGTGATCAAAGTCGGGGCTATTGCCGATTATCAGGGCCTTCATAGGCCTTTTTATATACTACCAACCCTAACGACGCGATAGTATGACTAGGCCCGTTTCCTAACAAGCGCTCCAACCTCTACCATAATCGCTGCCGCAGCCTCAAATAGCTCACTTGGTATCTGCTGATCGATGGGTAAGGTCGCAAGGGCATCACACAGCGCGGGCTCTTCAACAACCGGAATACCGTAGCGTTTTGCGATCGCCACCATATGCGCTGCAAGGTCTAGCTCTCCGCGCGCGGTTAATATCGGTGCGGAATCCTCGCTGCCTGAAAATCCCAACGCAAAGGCCTCAAGATACTTTGATTTAGTCATATTCCTCCGGTCTAGCCCGCAAACGTTGCAACGCCGATTCAATCGTCCATACCCCAACAGGCTTATCAACGACCTCGATGCGCTGGGAGGCTGGCATCCTCTCAATCCATTCACGAGCAGGCGATCCAACTCCCAATATAGCTAGTTCGGAGAAGTCGTTTAAAAGTTGCGTAGCCAGCTTAATAGCCCCTTCGCCAAGATTATCAAGGTCTAGTACCACGAAGCCCCACCTGGCAGAGTCCTGCTTAAGGATCTCAAGTATCTGAACTCCATCAAAGGCTCCACGCGAGCGATATCCAAGTGATTCAAAAACTGCATTGAAAAATGGCTGTACCCCCGACTCTACTCCAAGGAGCAACACTCCACTGCTCGCGCTGCTTCTCTGCTGCTGCGCGTCTGAGCCCAGGTTACTACCGACCTTTACGCTTAGAATAGGTAGATATACGCTGAAGGTTGTTCCCTCTCCAGGTTTGCTATGCACGGTTATCAGCCCATCGTGCTGCTTAACGATTGAATATGCCGCAGAAAGACCCAGTCCAGAGCCGCTAAGACCAACACCGGTACCCCGATCAACGTTCTTAGTTGTATAGAAAGGCTCAAAGCAACGCGTCTGCTGCTCGACCGTCATACCAACGCCGTTGTCCTTTATATCGAGCCTAAGATACATACCGGGAGCCATTTCAGGTTCTATCTCACCTGAACGCAAGCGCACTTTAATCATAGAAACGGTGACGATACCCCGTATCTCTGGTCGCATAGCATCCTTAGCATTAGCGATTAGAGCCGTTATCACCTGTTGAAGCTGCGATGGATCGCCAACAATATCGGGACATTCCGGATATGGTTCAATCCTGAGACCGTTTTTCTTGCCAAGCAGCGATTCGTAGAGCTGCGTCGACTCCAACACTAAACTGTTGAGTGATATATTCTGCTTTAATGGCGGCGCCTGTGTAGAGAAATTTAGAAGCTGCGACACCAGGGTCGAACCCCGTTTAGCAGCGTCCGTAATCATCTTGGTAAACTCTCCCACCGCCTCTCCCTTAGCGGCCTTAATCTCAATCAACGACACCTGCCCCAGGATCGCCTGCAAGAGATTGTTGAAGTTATGCGCCACACCAGAAGCCAGCAGCCCCGCCATGCGCATCTTAAGCGACTCAGCCATCTTACTCTCAAAGCGGCGCGCCATAAGAACGGTCGCCATCTCGTTCGCCATACTGACTAGGAGCTGCAATCGCCCATCCTTGATAAAAAGATTTGGCGCAGAGGGCTCCACTATAAGAACACCAACGATCTGACCAAGCGAAACAAGGGGAATTATTGCTAGGAGATCGCAGCGCAAGCGCTGCATTAAAGAATTAAACTCAGAGCACTTCATCTGTTGTCCAGCGTGCACTAACACGGGCCGCTGTG is a window of Pseudomonadota bacterium DNA encoding:
- a CDS encoding thiamine diphosphokinase, coding for MKALIIGNSPDFDHSTIEKLAAKSNLILVTDGAILKLPPGITPHIVCGDFDSLVLEQVQPKFPKTEFVQLPNQELNDLEKALLLAIERGATELFVVCIVGGAIDKSIANLSLLVRYHKRIPIRAYHGKMECQIVSAGSSQRITLQSGQVVSTLPLSSPTTLSLSGVRYPLNREDLQIGSRGVGNQALGGEVCIEVFDGMVVMCVGAVS
- a CDS encoding EscU/YscU/HrcU family type III secretion system export apparatus switch protein, which translates into the protein MTKSKYLEAFALGFSGSEDSAPILTARGELDLAAHMVAIAKRYGIPVVEEPALCDALATLPIDQQIPSELFEAAAAIMVEVGALVRKRA